From Juglans regia cultivar Chandler chromosome 6, Walnut 2.0, whole genome shotgun sequence, the proteins below share one genomic window:
- the LOC108979984 gene encoding UPF0481 protein At3g47200-like: MKVPAPMFKIHKGAYIPKIVSIGPFHYNEPSLQAMQTQKRRFLDRLIQNQAGQPMLEENLKNAMRELEEMTRNFYAEDFQAIKPDDFVQMMLLDGCFIVEILRLYEKKYVGEPIFETRWTLPNISRDLLLLENQLPMFVLRKIFELTTLKGEASPDLNTLALGFFEPLGLGKDEFATLKLNKYADEYIHLLALFHSALTSDDNIYLKQLAKSEKNKTHLILPGKGWVHNVKTLRYAGIELKNNSGSILDIQLKGKTLNIPTMIIHDSTGPLLRNLIAYEQNNLSAAPYFCCLAVFLDSIVDTVEDVKILRDAGIIKQAKGGDEEVVNLLNSLTKGLVFDIDKEDCYMIDQVENINRLCRAHDTRVRFRRLVYRLNYKGLLITYASILVTIIFSLFAAKFASYSPLVNQHYSWPKPPPPPPPLQLPLPPPLPLPPPSLLRPPPPPPPPPPLQLPPPPSLPLPPPSLLRPPPPLPPPPPPPPPPHLRPPPPLHLLPPLPPPSPPPSHLCPPPPPPLPPHLCTPPPPLLRPPLPPPPPLPPHLCPPPPPPPHLRPPPPPHLHPPLPPPPHPHLCPPLHLRPPPPRHLRPPLPLPPPLPRHLCPPPPPPPPPPPPRLLRPPPPPHLRPPLPPPPPPPPPPHLCPPLYLRPPPPQHLRPPLPPPPPPPLPPHLPLHLRPPPPPHPCKCP, translated from the exons ATGAAGGTTCCTGCACCTATGTTCAAAATCCACAAAGGTGCTTATATCCCCAAGATTGTCTCCATTGGTCCATTTCATTATAATGAACCAAGTCTACAAGCCATGCAAACTCAAAAACGACGGTTTCTCGATCGCCTTATTCAAAACCAAGCAGGGCAGCCTATGCttgaagaaaatcttaaaaatgcCATGAGAGAATTGGAGGAAATGACCAGAAATTTTTATGCAGAAGACTTTCAGGCTATAAAGCCTGATGATTTTGTGCAGATGATGCTCCTTGACGGTTGCTTCATTGTAGAAATCCTGCGTTTATACGAG AAAAAATATGTGGGGGAGCCCATTTTCGAAACACGATGGACGCTGCCAAATATCTCTCGCGATTTACTTTTGCTTGAGAACCAACTCCCAATGTTTGTGCTGCGGAAGATTTTTGAACTTACTACCTTGAAGGGGGAGGCAAGTCCCGATCTGAACACGCTTGCTCTTGGATTTTTTGAACCCTTGGGACTTGGGAAGGATGAATTTGCAACACTTAAGCTGAACAAGTACGCCGACGAGTATATACATCTGTTAGCTTTGTTTCACTCTGCCTTAACTTCAGACGATAACATATACCTGAAGCAGCTTgcaaagagtgaaaagaacaaaacacATCTTATTCTTCCTGGGAAAGGTTGGGTGCATAATGTCAAAACACTTCGTTATGCtggtattgagttaaaaaacaATTCTGGTAGCATTCTTGACATACAGCTTAAAGGCAAGACGTTGAATATTCCAACCATGATCATCCATGATAGCACCGGTCCTTTGTTGAGGAACTTGATAGCCTATGAACAAAACAATCTCTCTGCAGCTCCATATTTTTGTTGTCTTGCAGTGTTCTTGGACAGTATAGTGGATACGGTCGAGGATGTCAAGATTCTTCGTGATGCCGGGATTATCAAACAGGCAAAGGGTGGAGACGAGGAGGTGGTGAATCTTCTCAACAGTCTCACTAAAGGGCTGGTGTTTGATATTGATAAGGAGGACTGCTACATGATCGACCAAGTCGAAAACATCAACCGTCTTTGTCGAGCACACGACACCAGAGTTCGATTTCGCCGTCTTGTCTACAGGCTGAACTACAAGGGATTACTCATAACATACGCTTCCATCCTGGTTACAatcatcttttcccttttcgCGGCTAAGTTTGCAAGTTACAGCCCCTTAGTTAACCAGCACTATTCATGGCCAaaacctccacctccacctccacctctgCAACTACCTCTACCTCCACCTCTACCTCTACCTCCACCTTCGCTTCTGcgtccacctccacctccacctccacctccacctctgCAACTGCCTCCACCTCCATCTCTACCTCTACCTCCACCTTCGCTTCTGCGTCCACCTCCACCTctacctccacctccacctccacctccacctccgcATCTGCGTCCACCTCCACCTCTGCATCTGCTTCCACCTCTACCTCCACCTTCACCTCCACCTTCGCATCTGtgtccacctccacctccacctttaCCTCCACATCTGTGTACACCTCCACCTCCGCTTCTGCGTCCACCTttacctccacctccacctctaCCTCCGCATCTGtgtccacctccacctccacctccgcATCTGcgtccacctccacctccacatCTGCATCCACCTTTACCTCCACCTCCACATCCGCATCTGTGTCCACCTCTGCATCTGCGTCCACCTCCACCTCGGCATTTGCGTCCACCTCTACCTCTACCTCCACCTTTACCTCGGCATCTGtgtccacctccacctccacctccacctccacctccacctcggCTTCTGcgtccacctccacctccacatCTGCGTCCACCTttacctccacctccacctccacctccacctccgcATCTGTGTCCACCTCTGTATCTGCGTCCACCCCCACCTCAGCATTTGCGTCCACCTctacctccacctccacctccacctctaCCTCCGCATCTGCCTCTGCATCTGcgtccacctccacctccgCATCCATGTAAATGTCCATAA
- the LOC109005583 gene encoding uncharacterized protein LOC109005583, translating into MRDLIKYCKRKGLLIELGGEAILVIKSERRLARKLAPLKTHYLIRICYARYADDSLLGIVGAVELLIEIEKRIAHFLQSGLNLWVGSTGSTTIVARSTVEFLDTVIREVPPRTTPIQFLRELEKRLRVKHRIHITACHLRSATHSKFRNLGNSILIKQLTKGMSETGSLQDGVQLVDILGTAGVKIPQVSVLWGTFKHIRQGSRGISLLHSSGRSNAPLDVQEAVSRSGMRVRKLSLYTPVSRKAAGEGGGHWAGSISSEFPIQIEAPIKKIL; encoded by the coding sequence ATGAGAGACCTTATTAAGTATTGCAAAAGAAAGGGCCTGCTGATAGAGCTGGGCGGGGAGGCGATACTAGTTATCAAGTCAGAGAGACGCCTGGCCCGTAAGCTGGCCCCCTTAAAAACCCATTACTTAATAAGGATTTGTTACGCGCGATATGCCGACGACTCACTACTGGGAATCGTGGGTGCCGTAGAGCTTCTCATAGAAATAGAAAAACGTATCGCCCACTTCCTACAATCCGGCCTGAACCTTTGGGTAGGCTCCACAGGATCAACAACAATAGTTGCACGAAGTACGGTAGAATTCCTCGATACGGTCATTCGGGAAGTCCCTCCGAGGACGACTCCCATACAATTCTTGCGAGAGCTGGAGAAGCGACTACGGGTAAAGCACCGTATCCATATAACTGCTTGCCACCTACGCTCCGCCACCCATTCCAAGTTTAGGAACCTCGGTAATAGTATCCTGATCAAACAGCTGACGAAAGGGATGAGCGAAACAGGGAGTCTACAGGACGGGGTTCAACTAGTGGATATTCTTGGAACAGCTGGAGTCAAAATTCCCCAAGTGAGCGTATTATGGGGGACCTTCAAGCACATCCGGCAAGGATCAAGGGGGATCTCGCTCTTGCATAGCTCAGGTCGGAGCAACGCGCCATTGGACGTTCAAGAGGCAGTCTCACGATCAGGCATGAGGGTTAGGAAGTTGTCATTGTATACTCCCGTGAGTCGGAAGGCGGCAGGGGAAGGAGGAGGACACTGGGCGGGATCTATCAGCAGCGAATTCCCCATACAGATAGAGGCGCCTATCAAAAAGATACTCTGA
- the LOC108979983 gene encoding sugar carrier protein A-like, giving the protein MEMAGGSIGPAGVAKERAEHYQGKVTVYVIIACSVAAIGGSIFGYDIGISGGVTSMDPFLEKFFHTVYIKKKHAHESNYCKYNNQGLAAFTSSLYLAGLVASLVASPVTRKYGRRASIICGGISFLVGATLNSAAANMAMLLLGRIMLGVGIGFGNQAVPLYLSEMAPTHLRGGLNMLFQLATTLGIFTANMINYGTQKLQPWGWRLSLGLAAFPALLMTVGGLLLPETPNSLIEQGLKEKGRKVLEKIRGTKNVDAEFEDMVDASELANSIKHPFRNILEKRNRPQLVMAIFLPTFQILTGINSILFYAPVLFQSMGFGGNASLYSSALTGAVLASSTLISIATVDRLGRRALLISGGIQMIACQVIVAIILGLKFGKDQELSKGFSILVVLVVCLFVLAFGWSWGPLGWTVPSEIFPLEIRSAGQSITVSVNLLFTFIIAQSFLSLLCAFKFGIFLFFAGWITIMTIFVYVFLPETKGVPIEEMIFLWRKHWFWKRIVPEVAGGVESNERQGNSWN; this is encoded by the exons GAGTGACATCGATGGATCCATTTCTCGAAAAATTCTTCCATACGGTTTATATAAAGAAGAAGCATGCACATGAAAGTAACTACTGCAAGTACAACAACCAAGGACTTGCAGCATTTACATCTTCCTTATACCTTGCTGGTTTGGTTGCATCTTTGGTGGCGTCTCCTGTTACAAGGAAGTATGGACGTCGGGCAAGTATTATCTGTGGTGGGATCAGTTTTCTTGTTGGAGCAACCCTGAACTCAGCCGCTGCTAATATGGCAATGCTTCTTTTGGGTCGAATCATGCTTGGTGTTGGCATTGGATTTGGAAATCAG GCGGTTCCACTATATTTATCAGAAATGGCGCCAACTCATCTTCGAGGAGGCCTGAACATGTTGTTTCAGTTGGCAACTACACTTGGGATCTTTACAGCAAACATGATCAATTACGGAACACAAAAGCTTCAACCTTGGGGATGGAGGCTCTCCCTGGGCTTGGCTGCTTTTCCAGCTCTATTGATGACAGTGGGAGGACTACTACTTCCTGAGACACCTAACAGCTTAATCGAGCAAGGActaaaagagaaagggagaaaagTCCTGGAAAAAATCAGAGGAACCAAAAATGTCGATGCAGAGTTTGAAGACATGGTTGATGCAAGTGAGCTTGCAAACTCAATAAAGCATCCATTTCGTAACATCCTTGAAAAAAGGAACAGACCTCAATTGGTTATGGCAATCTTCTTGCCAACATTTCAGATCCTCACAGGCATAAATTCAATTCTCTTCTATGCTCCAGTGCTATTTCAGAGTATGGGGTTTGGTGGCAATGCTTCTCTCTACTCCTCAGCTTTGACTGGGGCAGTTCTTGCTTCATCTACGCTAATTTCTATTGCAACAGTCGATAGATTGGGTCGAAGGGCTTTACTTATAAGTGGTGGAATTCAAATGATTGCATGTCAG GTCATCGTCGCTATAATCTTGGGGCTGAAATTTGGCAAGGATCAAGAACTATCGAAAGGTTTCTCTATATTGGTGGTGCTGGTCGTTTGCCTCTTTGTTCTAGCTTTTGGATGGTCTTGGGGTCCACTTGGCTGGACAGTGCCAAGTGAGATATTCCCCTTGGAAATTCGATCAGCAGGACAAAGCATTACAGTATCTGTGAACCTTCTATTCACGTTCATTATTGCCCAGTCTTTCCTTTCCCTTCTTTGTGCATTCAAGTTCGGTATCTTCCTCTTCTTTGCTGGCTGGATTACCATCATGACCATCTTTGTTTACGTCTTCCTACCTGAAACTAAGGGAGTTCCAATTGAAGAGATGATTTTCCTGTGGAGGAAGCACTGGTTCTGGAAGAGAATAGTGCCTGAAGTTGCTGGAGGTGTGGAGAGCAATGAGAGGCAAGGAAATTCATGGAACTAG